Within Nakaseomyces glabratus chromosome G, complete sequence, the genomic segment GGCAATCCTAGTTCTGGTGAGCTATTGCTAGTGGTATGTCTAGTCAAATAATCACCGATCAATATATTCGTAAATTTTAGATACCATTCCATTAACGGGGTTATATCTGCTACTTGCTGTTTAGCATTTTCAAGTtccttgaagaagttgataCGGACTTCAAGTCTCTTTAATATGGGCACTTCTTCATTGACTCTTTTTTGGAGCCTTTTCTCAAAGATTTCCACACTCCGTATTATATCCTTCAATTCTTGCAGTGCCTTCTTATCGCCTTCAATATTACCTGATCCTAAAGCAATATTAAGCCTCTCATAATGTGAGTttaattcatcaatttccTTCTCGATTAACCGATTGAGATACCTTGAGTTCCTCTGTAATTGCTCATATGGTATATTGAAACTGTGCTGATTCAACTTCAAGTGGAAATCTACATCCGGCTCGTTAATTAAAGAGGTCGTTTCCGCCATATCTTTTTATTCAGTAGGTTCGTTCCAAAAACTGACTTCTATAGGTTTTACTCAACCGCTAAACACTGATGATAAAGTTAGTCATGGAATACCCCGCTGATATACAGCCTGACTTTCCAATTGGCTATATTCTGCTATATAATCCCTAACTACCGAGCAAACTCGTAGAACACGATCATAACGATTCATTCAGTATGCGAGCACTGCCAATATTACTTAACCACTGTTGTTTATAGAGGATCATATTCTTTAGCAAGTCTCATAAGATCGAGTTGCCATGAATGTgtattttgaatataaaaattcaGGAAGTAAATAACACTGAATATGTGATATGCATTACGCAGCTAGCATTATTTGTAGATTTTTTTACATGAATAAGCTATTATGAAAAGAGATATTATATGTATACACCCATGATTTAAAGTTAGCTGCTATCTATTTGTaagttttttcttgttaCACTCAATTGCATCTAGAcgtttatattatttacaattCACCCAATCTCTTGATGATTGCTTCTGTGAATTCAGTAGTAGATGCTGAACCACCGAtgtccttggtggtgactTGTCCCAAGGAGATGACGTCGTGTGTGGCCTTTGCGATTCTCTTAGCGGATTCTGTTAGACCTAGATGCTGCAACATTAATGTGGAGGACAAGATCATTGCGGTTGGGTTGGCAACGTTCTTACCCTTGATATCTAGACCGACGTGTTGGGAACCTGGTTCGAACACGGCGTGCTCTCTGCCGTAGTGAGCACCTGCGACCAGACCTGGACCACCGATCAAGGCGGCACCGATGTTACCGATGATGGTACCGTACATAGATGGAGTAACCATGACGTCGAACTGGTGTGGCTTTGCGACGGCTTGCATGGACGCATTGTCGACGATGATGGAGGAGGTTTGGATATCTGGGTATTCATTGGCACCGATCTCTGTGACAGTGTTTCTGAACAGACCGTCACCCATCTTCATGATGTTGGCCTTGTGGACAGCGCACACGCTCTTTCTGTTGTATTTCTTGGCGAAATCAAAGGCGAATCTGGCGATTCTCTCGGACTTGGCCTTTGTGATGATCTTTAGGGACTCTACTACACCTGGCACGGACTCGTGCTCCAGACCGGAGTACTCACCTTCTGTGTTCTCTCTGATGACCACCAAGTCCACGTTTGGGATCTTGGTCTTGACACCTGGGACAGACTTGAAGAACGCTACGTGGGCGAACATATCCAGCTGCTTCCTCAACGCCACGTTGAAAGAGCCATGGTCCGCGATGTCGGCGGAGGTATGCCAGATACCTTTCAAACCGATCTTGTTTCTCTTCAGGGACTCCACAGCCTGGGAGACGTCCTGGATGTTGTCAGAAGTGCTGATGTCCACTCTCTCCCAGTCAACAGGAATATTCTCAGCTTCGAAGATAGACACAACAGAGTCCGTGATCTCCTTACCAACACCGTCACCAGGAATCAAAGTCACAGTGTATCTACCACCATACTTCTTAGGCAAGACCAACTCCTTGGCCATAGAGGCCATACCCCTTCTTTGCACTGTTCTGAACATCCCGAGAATTATTTTCTATGTGTCGTGTGTGTATATGTTCTCTGACACTAAATATAATGTTCTCCATGTGCCATCCACCCATCGCAGCATCCTGAAACAACCCACCACTATATATATAGGTGCCCCCCCCTCCAGAGGGGAAAGTTTTTCAAGAAACCCGATGCCTGGTGCTTTCACCTCTCACAGTGTGAATCTTTTCTCGAGAAAGTGTCAACTCTGCGCTAATTCACTGGGGGGAGGGGAGAATACCAACATGAACATCACTATAAGGGGGGGAGAGAAGGGCAAGAGAACCTTCATCTTGCTCTAGGGATGGGATCACACAGAAAGCACAGCACAACGCATTTCCTCAATGCCGATTGGATCATTCGAAGGACGAGCCGTAGAGAAACACCCGCACTTCTGTCTTGCAGAGAGATCCCGACATCTCGGTGTTACGATTCTCGCGAAAACAACGCTTTCTCGCATATCTGTTTTGTACTGCCCCTTCCCCTTCCAGTCAAGTAACTACTTCAGATGCACTCCGAGAGTTCGGGCCTTCGGCCGTGGATCTGGACGTCATTTTGGGGGAACAGGGGTAATGTTGTACTAGTGATCGCGTGAAAGCATTCGTGAACAAATAAGTATGCGTGCGTGTGTGCGTATAGACGTTAGATCATATGATCGATACGTTTGGTCGTACATTGTTTTCCAGGTCGAATAGCTGATTTCCCacaaatatgatatttCTTGGGGGGACATATGCTCAGATTCTATAGCTGGATTGCAACGCCAATTGATGTGGAGGGCAAAGAAACCACTACATATATCAAACGGTATTGACTAATGTCTGCAGCTCATACGTACAGGTCGGTGGTGCGCAGTATTGTGAAGTTCGAGAGGCCCAATGTTCTGCAACAGCTGGCCAAGAAGCAGAAGGAGGACATCGCTAAGCTTACATACAGGCGTATCCAGGTGGTACGTGACCAGATGACGCACAAGAGCGATCCTGTGAAGCTGAAAGAATTGAACAAGGAGGCCATCCTGCTCGGTGCGCAGGTGGAGAAACTAAAGAAGTGGGACCCTGCGAGAGATAAACGTGCGTTGTTCATGAAAGATAGAGACTTGGTTCGAGATATTGTAATGTCTAGTCTCCAGGATACAAGATCGAAGAGCCACTTGAAAAATATCGAGATGTTCTTGACTAACCAAAGAGAGTACGAGGAATTGATAGAGAGATACAATCCCGGTAAAAAACTGTCTCAGGATGAGAAAGTCAAGAGAACTGCTAATAAAGTTGGCCTGGAGATCCCCCCTGATCTTGTATAAAAGAAGCGAAAGAATAAACTTTCCatgaattaaaaaaataaaaaaaaaacatatttctgtaaataataaataaataaggGAATCCAGATAAAAAAACTAATCTATAATATTCTGCAAAATAATCGATTCAacaaataatagtaataaaaaaaaagaattgcTTTGTATAACAATCAATGCGATAAATAAGCTAGAATTTCCTCTCTAGCTTGATACGCATTCAAATAAGAACCATAAGACCATGTTAGATCAGAGGCACCTTGGTTATACCCTGTGTACTTGTTTATTTGTTCACTCATAGATCCATCGTCGGCTACATGTAATCTGATTTTGTCGAGAAACGAGTCCCCTAAAGCAACAAATGATTTGATTGTTTCATTGAATGCGTGTGAATGATACTTCACATCAAATTTATCTTTACTATCCGTCTCGATAATAAATTTCCAAAATTCGTCACTTGGAGAAATTGGAATActtttttcatcttctatGAATTTTCTTGCAAGTTTGTACATGTGTTCGGCGGCAGCAGCAGTGGCTAAGTACCATGGGTTACCTTCTGATATTCCGACACCATCATACACATCCTCCGGATATCTACCTAGTGCCACAGCGGCTAGATTATGCTTCTTTGAATGCCTCTCGTTCTCTTTGTTTATCGGGTACAAGTCTGACATGGATTCGGTGAGACCATATAATGTATTCAGTATATAGCGGTTGTCCACATGAAATAAGTCTAGATGTTCAGATGTATTACTACCATCATGGGTGTAAATACTAGCCAATATGGTCGCAATATCTAAACCCGAGCGCTTGCCATAGATCTCCGGGCATGATATGATGTGGTTAGCAGATTTTGAAATGAACCCTGTCCTATTGTCTAATATGAATTCACGAATCTTATGTCTAGTATCCACCAGAGATTCcacaaatttttttctcaataAGTGATTCTGTTTAGCGATTGGTAATGTTCTCTCAATTGCATAAAGCTGCATAACAGAGGTGAAGAAATGATGTCCCCTAACTTCTTCCCATAGGTCGAAGTTTTCACTTTTCCATTCATCGACTATGAATTGCAAATCccaaaatagaatattgtCAAATATATCTTTTGTTACCTTGAAAGGTAGGAAACCCTCTTTGGCATTATGAGTAATAATGTGATCAATCTGTTTACCTGTGTTGTTCAAATGTTGTAAGTAATTCAAGATGGTAATTATTCGTAAAGGTGGGCCATCATTCTGGGGTCTGCCCCAATTTTCGTTAAACTGGGTGTTGTCAACGTTGAATTTGGGCTCACCCAACCCTCTTATTGAAGTTGGAACTCCTTTACCGGAGAGATTATCCAAGCGTTGCAACACAAACGAGTTGTTCAAGAACTGGAGTATCCTCCTATGCACCAATTGATCATATTGCAGGTTCTGTTCAATTGCAGGCAACTGTTTAACTAATGTATTGACCACAATAGCACTGTCTCTTACCCACTGGTAGTAGTAATCGGGCTCATTTCGAGAGGGTGAAGCCAGTATGGCACCGTTCTCATCGATGAAGTTGTCCAGCAACCTCTCCAGAGCAATGGAGTTCTGTGCATGCACCCACTCTGTGAAATTACCTCTTGGCACATACCTGTCATGCCAAGAGACAGCATCGCTACGGAGAAATTTCACAAAGGGCAACGACACATACAGCGACAACACTCCAACAATCCACAGAAACATCAGGATAGGAATGTAATTAAGGACTGTTGCTTGGAGttctcttttctcttttaaCTAAAACAACTTTCTGTATGAAGAAGCCCTGGTTTTAATACTCAGAAAAGCCTTTTTTGTGGTTGCTGTGGTTGTTGTGATTCTGAGTTAGTTATTACTTTACACAGACGCCCTTACACCCCTCCCCCTTCTGCCACCCAATTACAGGTTACGTGGATGTGATGTATCGTGAATCAGACGGGCCGTCATGATTGTGTCATAGGAATAAGAAATGGCGGGGGCGGGGTGGACGGTAAGTATTGCGATCCCTTTTAATAATGCGAATATCCAACAGGGTCTGCGTACTCTTCTGAGCCACATATTTgcttcccccccccctccaACAGAAATTTCTTTGCAATACACTTTTCTCGAAGGAGCATTGGCAAATTCTGTGCATATCACCTAGTGCAGTTGCAGTATACAGTGCAAGTGCACAGTGCAGTATACTGCACTGTGCCGAGTAACTAGCTGTGCTGCGTTGATAACGTGCGCGAGAGTGGTCCACCCCCAAAAACGTTTTGTTCTTTGCTTTTCCCAGTGTGTAACATGGACAAAAATAAGGGACAAGAAACAATTACACTGCAGGGAATTCCCGTGGTTTGTACGTAGTATGTACGCAGTTTTCAGGGATAAAACACAGGGTTCTAGatcatctttttttttagacTTTAGATTTTAGATTTCCTAACATCCGTTGGAGATCTGCGCATTTCTGGTCAAGAAGCAGGCGTTCCCGTATCAATCTATATCGATCCATCGGTTCCCCGTTTTCGGTTCCTCTTCGGCCGCAGTCTGGTTGTAACCGTTTTGTCTTGGCTTGCAGTCATATCTGATAATGTACTGGTTCAGCAAGGAATGGAAGTTAAGGGAACACTGTGAATGGCCAACCCCACTTCGAGGAATTGTCCTTGGTTAAACAGGAAGCACCAGAAAAGCTACTGGCCACAGTTCCCAAGTCCCCAGTAACTTCAGGTCGATACCCCAATAACAAGTTGTCTGCAGGCGAAAGCTGTATTAGCTAAAGATGTTCCGTGCGCGAGACAAACGATCGGACAAACTTAAAGTCGAATGCCTTCACTAAGACTGAAAATCTCCCGCACGAGAATCAACAACGCAGAAAAGCTAAGAACAGAAAAGGGAAAATTGACGTGCAGAAAAGCTGGCAGAGAGAGAAACACCCGTACATGTCCGGGTAGACTAACACTGATAAGGATGATTCattcttgatttcttttcttttcacgATGACTCTTGTTGCTGAAATCACCGAGAACAGCACGCACGTACACGCAAACACACACACAGACACAGACACAGagacacacacacacacagaGACAACGCACAACTTCAACGAATACAAAACCCCACTAAGAAAACATAGTGACAGCCACAACTGGAACCTAAAATGCTTTACTTGCGAAATCGAAGCTCATAGCATAGCAAAGCATAGCATAGCATAACATAGCATAACATAACATCTCTTTTTAAGGGAAGTGTTCTTCTCTTTAGATAACTAGTATCGCAAGCAACCAGATAAAAGGATATCTACGTCACATAGGTGTTATCAGTGGAGGGTAAACTCAACACACTTTACTCTAGAGGGTGATTTCTGGAGAAAAGTGGAGTTCaactccccccccccccccccacacCTGCACAACACTGAGCATAGGCTATGCCTCCAAAAGAAATGCCAAAAACGTGTGGGAACTCTCATCCACTAGTCTTAGAAATTaggaaaagaataaaacaaaagaaaacaataccAATATCGTGATATAAAAACACTTGTAAAAACTACTGATCTTGGATTACCTCTCTTGATTAAATTGGAGTGTTATTAAAAGTAACAGAAAGCCCATACTACAAAATCACTAAATGAGACTCACAGACTCGCCGCTTGACGATTACCAGAGACTTTGCTTCTCGCAGTCGATGGACCTCAAAGATAGGGTGCGCCACCAGACTTACAAGTCTAACCTGGCGCCCACAATGCACTCACTTGTATCCCACTTGAAACCACAACTTAACCACTCATCGATGACTGCTGCTGATTCGAAATCAGACAAAGGCCTGATGTGCTTCGAATACCAGTTCCCTGACCTAGTAGCGCAATCACAAGAGACGGCAGACTCTAACACTCACATTCAATATGAATCTGGAAATCGGCCATACGGACTAAACGCCGAGACTGACACACCTACGGCTCATCGCATGAGCACTGAGCCCAGTGATGGTGCTTTGGACGCTACATTGCTTTTACCAGAGTTGCAACAGACAACGAGCCCTAGATTAACTGGCCATAAGCGCGGTTACTCTTCTCCCTCGGGTCCCAATGGTACAACAATAAGTAAGAATCAACAGTTTAGGATAAGCAATCAAAGCAACACACACAAATTTATAAACACCAACAATTGCATCCTTTGGACCAACTTCGATAAGAATGAACCTGCTAGCGAGGAAAACTTTGTGTTCTTGACTGGCATATGGCGGTTATATCAGGATGTCATGAAGGGTTTGATACAGATCCCTCGTAAGGGCAAAACATCTAAGGAAAGACAGGACTTCTGTCGCCAGGAGTTTGATTTCATTATGTCCAATTGCTTTTGCGATGatcaattgaaaacagCTAAGGATCAAAGTGACCCTGTGGATTACTCCAGGAAATTtcatagaagaagaagtactggtagtatttctttcacacagaaaacaaaaagtaACAACAGTGTAACTAGTGAGAACTCTGGAAACACACATAGCACTTCTAATTCCAGTGTAAACTACCTTGATTTCCATTGGTTTGATATTTCTGAGAAAGTACGTAGCCAAATCTTTGAGCAATTTAAACAACATTTAGAAAAGGACAGAAATGTCGATTGTTCAACTATTCCAAAAGCTGAAGAATACATCCAGCGGATAAGAGGTGGCTACATA encodes:
- the FMC1 gene encoding Fmc1p (CAGL0G02695g~Ortholog(s) have role in macroautophagy, mitochondrial proton-transporting ATP synthase complex assembly and mitochondrial matrix localization), which encodes MSAAHTYRSVVRSIVKFERPNVLQQLAKKQKEDIAKLTYRRIQVVRDQMTHKSDPVKLKELNKEAILLGAQVEKLKKWDPARDKRALFMKDRDLVRDIVMSSLQDTRSKSHLKNIEMFLTNQREYEELIERYNPGKKLSQDEKVKRTANKVGLEIPPDLV
- the SGA1 gene encoding glucan 1,4-alpha-glucosidase (CAGL0G02717g~Ortholog(s) have glucan 1,4-alpha-glucosidase activity, role in glycogen catabolic process and Golgi apparatus, endoplasmic reticulum, fungal-type vacuole, prospore membrane localization) → MFLWIVGVLSLYVSLPFVKFLRSDAVSWHDRYVPRGNFTEWVHAQNSIALERLLDNFIDENGAILASPSRNEPDYYYQWVRDSAIVVNTLVKQLPAIEQNLQYDQLVHRRILQFLNNSFVLQRLDNLSGKGVPTSIRGLGEPKFNVDNTQFNENWGRPQNDGPPLRIITILNYLQHLNNTGKQIDHIITHNAKEGFLPFKVTKDIFDNILFWDLQFIVDEWKSENFDLWEEVRGHHFFTSVMQLYAIERTLPIAKQNHLLRKKFVESLVDTRHKIREFILDNRTGFISKSANHIISCPEIYGKRSGLDIATILASIYTHDGSNTSEHLDLFHVDNRYILNTLYGLTESMSDLYPINKENERHSKKHNLAAVALGRYPEDVYDGVGISEGNPWYLATAAAAEHMYKLARKFIEDEKSIPISPSDEFWKFIIETDSKDKFDVKYHSHAFNETIKSFVALGDSFLDKIRLHVADDGSMSEQINKYTGYNQGASDLTWSYGSYLNAYQAREEILAYLSH
- the IDH1 gene encoding isocitrate dehydrogenase (NAD(+)) IDH1 (CAGL0G02673g~Ortholog(s) have isocitrate dehydrogenase (NAD+) activity, role in isocitrate metabolic process, tricarboxylic acid cycle and cytoplasm localization) — translated: MFRTVQRRGMASMAKELVLPKKYGGRYTVTLIPGDGVGKEITDSVVSIFEAENIPVDWERVDISTSDNIQDVSQAVESLKRNKIGLKGIWHTSADIADHGSFNVALRKQLDMFAHVAFFKSVPGVKTKIPNVDLVVIRENTEGEYSGLEHESVPGVVESLKIITKAKSERIARFAFDFAKKYNRKSVCAVHKANIMKMGDGLFRNTVTEIGANEYPDIQTSSIIVDNASMQAVAKPHQFDVMVTPSMYGTIIGNIGAALIGGPGLVAGAHYGREHAVFEPGSQHVGLDIKGKNVANPTAMILSSTLMLQHLGLTESAKRIAKATHDVISLGQVTTKDIGGSASTTEFTEAIIKRLGEL
- the XBP1 gene encoding Xbp1p (CAGL0G02739g~Ortholog(s) have RNA polymerase II transcription factor activity, sequence-specific DNA binding, sequence-specific DNA binding activity), which translates into the protein MRLTDSPLDDYQRLCFSQSMDLKDRVRHQTYKSNLAPTMHSLVSHLKPQLNHSSMTAADSKSDKGLMCFEYQFPDLVAQSQETADSNTHIQYESGNRPYGLNAETDTPTAHRMSTEPSDGALDATLLLPELQQTTSPRLTGHKRGYSSPSGPNGTTISKNQQFRISNQSNTHKFINTNNCILWTNFDKNEPASEENFVFLTGIWRLYQDVMKGLIQIPRKGKTSKERQDFCRQEFDFIMSNCFCDDQLKTAKDQSDPVDYSRKFHRRRSTGSISFTQKTKSNNSVTSENSGNTHSTSNSSVNYLDFHWFDISEKVRSQIFEQFKQHLEKDRNVDCSTIPKAEEYIQRIRGGYIKIQGTWVPWYIAKLICIRFCFPIRYLLVPIFGEQFPVECENYFFNVHMTNLKEFLENEHLINTVRRRQKSTGLATPPFLTSSTFGNGSIDSPFSDEREEMEISPFHKYSNNLSPNYSPRMRKRRRSDNNLSPMSPSTKLAFRKTPPIREEPEPYEHYTSGFSTIDNKLSTNNTVKEETHPYRKRALSWSYTQNTSQRTKLPPISSLIESINWKTNSDHVNVSEPTPTVQTLSKLASFYTTRGHKYSYPSNICTVSSNEHNKLASPVKNSNMETFLTARENQTGSHHYNHITEPHMKHNYIRQRDMVPRVISDSLYPDLGYKENKVDFICLRNQTHLQENV